The DNA region AAACCTCTTAAATGcatgttttttgttttataaaacAGGTGGAACAATAAAATAAAGGCTCTCTCTACCAAATCACAGTCGCTAGCTCATCTCTCTACCAAATCGGAGAAAAATGCGTCATGATTCACTATTGTCAGTATTAATGTCTTATCTGATTAAACATAGGAGAATTGCTCGCTATGATGTTCGTTATTAGACGTCATTACAGCTGCCAAGTTGGTATTCTAGTCCCTCAGATTGCCAAATCTGCGTGCATTATATGACGTCTCATGATTGCAATTTTTGTCAGCCTCATGTCGAACACTTAAACTCAACGTTCAGTACTCCCATCCGCTATGCGGCAGATTAGTGTACTCCGCGCTAAAGTATGAAAGCATGCGCGGTGCCGTCTCATCGCTCATTTTAGGTACCTAATGACTTCCTTGTTCAGGAGAAGAGACACCAAAATCATCACAAACTTTTTGTATCTAATGGAGTTAAAAAATAGAGTCAAGAGTTCTTTTTTCTCCAGAACAAACTTCTAAAGTTATAACTCAAGAGCAAGAGTTTTTACTCTTACAACAACACCTGCTTCTTGGTCAAGCTAGTCTCGTTTAGAGATTGTCCCAAGGACGGAGTGGGCTTTTCGCGTGGTCTGGCTTAAAAGCAAGTAAACTATTGAAATATGCATAAATATCATTTTTAGCTTCTTACTACAAGCTCTTAGTAACATAGCCTTGCTCTAGTTACATGCATTGCTACTATATCCACTTTTTATTATCTAAATTATTGCATAGATCCTCATGTTTGCATTGCCTTCAAGCAATCTATGAAATTGTTAAATGAACTTCTATATAATTAAAGAGTCAAATACGAGCAATCCAAAAAGAGGTGAATGGTCTTATTTTACCTTGTCAGGAGACATCTTGCTTGTGATGGGAAACTTTTAGTTGTTTCGGGCAACAACGATTGATGTCATGCACCATGTAAGAGGCGCTATCCAATTGGACCTTTATAAGACAGAGGAGGCGAAGAAAGGTGTGGGATGTTCCACTAGCACTCATGGGAATTGtataaaaagagaagaaagaaagctTTTGAAGGACAGGGAACAATTTTGTAATTTGGGGAATAATCTCTCATCCATTATTTATTTAGGATTGTACCACGATGTTCCAGTTTGTATAGAAGATTGAGGAATAGTCTCTTAACCCGCTTTGACAAAAGAAGCAGAAGGGAATAACAGATGAACAATCTGAACTTCAACAATCGAAAGAAGCTTGGTAGCactttaaaatttaaatgacAAAGACACTATTGGTAGACACCCGGATTTAGGACTAGTTATGATGCAGCATCAACGACAAGATGAGACAGTGCATCAGAAGTCAAAGCTCAAAAACACTAATTGATAGGATCTTTAATAGTAGTTTTAGAGAATGTACAAACCCTAACAGATATggatatgaacaaaaaaaaaaaaagattgattaGCGCGGTGTCCGGCCAGTTGCGCGCACCTTGACTAATTCCACGaggtacctgctacctcccaccaacacaAGTACCAGGTAGCTCTGTCCACCTAGGCTTAGACAGAGGAGAAGAAATAACCCagtatttttttctccatttgtacttgaacatgtgaccTCATGATTCTCAACTCACTTCAATGGATATGAACAAGTTACTGGTGCTTTAATACATAATTCTAAGCGGTATAAGATAGAGGAAATTGAGAAAAAATTTAAGATCTCCCGGGGAGAGAATGAAGAGGCGAGAAGGAATCTAATGATATAAATTATAGAATACGTGGGCAATTATCCGTATATCTCCCTtcagaaagaagaaagaaaggaggcAATCTGCATATATAACCCAACCTCTGAAATCCAAGATTAAAAGACTTAGATGTTACAAAATTATCTACAATaagttttgacatttttatCGAACTTCTACTCGCAGCATTTACATTTGAGTCGTTTACTCTGGAAGAAAATATTTGTAAATGAAATGCACaacttttcttttccatttaattttaaaaaaaaaaaaaaagcaacgcAGTCATAAATTCTCTCCCAAAAGTATTTACTAAAATAATTCcagaagagaaaaaataaaagtccCAGTGAAACTACACAAGTAGAGATGTAGCAAAGAAACAAGGTAGTAAGGGGATCTTGGGCAGCTTAGATGACCTTTAAACGGGAACATAAAGAGATATTTACGCCTTACACATCCATTAATGAACAGAGGGAACTGATCCTCAAACCAAGGATATTCATTCAACATAAGGTTAATTTACAAAACAGAACAAGGATAACAAAGGTACCTTAAAGGTGTTCCATCATGGTTTCCTTTCAGGTGACCATTCAAATTTGCTATGTGTTCCTTTATTCTGGGCAATGCTGTATATGTACTGCTTGACATACTTAGGGTTCATCTCGAACACAAAACTCATTTCCCGTATCTGTAAAAGTTCAGTATGTTccataaattaataaattataagACCTCTCCAGCCAAGGAAtgtcataatagagaacatttcaagattttgacCATTTCCAATATATTACAGAGGGGTAATATGAAACGAAGATGCTACAGACCATCTTAGATATATGCAAGTAGCTTAGATGGATTTTCTCTTCATTGTCTTGACTATATAATGCACTCACCAATTATACTCTTGACCACCCCCAATATCCCCCCCTCCCCCGATCAGGGAGGGGGAACAAGTCATAGACGTAAGAAGAAActgaaataaaaggaaagatCATTGCATGACAGGAAATCTACAAAAGTGtatcttttatttattgtttggGATAAAATTCGCGACCAGGTTagtccaaataaaatttatccaGTGTTAGGCAACTTTTTTAGCCGACTCCAGTGATTGAGGTGTCATTTTGTTATTAGGTATCCCTTCCTCGCCCCATAGACTGTTGCTCGGACTCAGGTGGGGGCATCCGATAGGGGTGCAGATCTAGATGTCGGATTCTTCATCAGATAAATCTTAGGATTCCAAGGTATGGATCCACGTGCGGATACGGGTGCTCGCGTACAACCGATAAATGTATATTACAACAAACAAAAAGtatatatttcaattaattgGGGTTATCGAACTAAAACTAATtaaatttacttatttataaACACCTAATACTTTATCCATAAGATAGACCTCCTTTGTCTTTGTGATAGCGAAACGGAGATCCCAATGCATGGAGTCGTGGTTGTTGGTCAAAGCAAAGGAGTGAGGAGCGTGTTGGTCAACTTACTATACAAATAAACACCATCTAAGAAAAAGATTGATGCATAGAATTGATATAACTAACGACACTTAATTTGGGGATTAACggttgttgattgattgattgaaaCACCACCCTAGTACGGCTAGAGGTCCCAAATATTTATCAAACTAACAGGAAATTTTGTTTAGTCTGCTCTGAAGAGAAGGTCTAAGAGTTCGATTTCTTTTCAGTTGCCCTTTCAAAAAACATCTTTCCAGTTGCCCAGTTTGTTGTCAACAGTAAATATAACAATTTTAAGGTTTTGTTGTTTCCAAAGAGACTTCTCTTATCATATTAAGGCAGTGGATAAAAGATAAGCTCTGCCCAAGGTCACGTTGGAAATAAAAGATCTATAATACTACTAGCCAAATGTTGGATTCAAAAATCCTACTAGCTAACAACCAATTATTCAGTTCGTTATCTCAGTCTATCATGTAGGATGTGCAAAAACCATTTAATTTACCATTCTTTATTGTCGTAATGTGATCAAGAATGTGTTTTATACATTAACTTTCAGCAAATGCtttgtaattttaatttatCATACCTCAACTCATAGTCTGGAAATACCTTGGATAGTTTGAAcatccttatttcattgacatGAAAAGCAATGTGTAATATTTGCTTATACAGAAGATCTCAGGCAATTAAATAATAAGGAACAAGATCATAGGAAGAAAGTGTTATTAACCGCAAAGCAGAACTTCCAAGACCTAAATGTAGGTAATATGCAAGAAAATTTGTCCCTTTAAGGTAAGGAGAGTGAACATACCTCTATCACACAACTACAGCTAAGGGTCAGATACTGCCCACTATCAACAGATTTGCCATTCACTGCTATTGCGCACCTCCCAAGATTCTTCAGACTGAAGGATCCATCCGATTCCATCTTGATGCTTGCCTAAGTACGAAAACATGGAGAAATGACCAAAAAAAGGCCTTCCATCAAATGCAAAACTATAAGATGGCATAACATATAACTGTATTTTCCAAGGAAATTCATAAGCTGGCATAGAAGGCATTCTTATCTAAAGGAGCTTTGAAATATCTAACTCCACCAAAATGATTTCAATGAAAAAGAGATATTGTTTAGAACTGACTGTTTCATAATATGTCTAAGAGACTATGCCACATAGGATTAATTTCATCACCGTGTCTTTTCACCACCAAGTGCTATTACCTGGTTTATCCTTAAGCGTAACCACAATTTTGTTTAAGACATCATCAGCCAAACACTGTGACTTCCTGTGCTTAATAACACAGCATAAGTTATTAAGTAAGAAACCTGAATAGCCTTTGTGTGTTTTTAGCGACATCACTTCTATGCTCGTACATTATTACATTGAAAGAATGAAAAAGCCCGAAGAAAATCCTTCACTTGAGTGTTAACATCAAGTTGTAGCGTCAAAAGGCACTTAAAACAAAGTCACAACACAATGCCACATATTGTTTGACATGCCTCCTTTACATAGAGTACATTCACACAGAACTATGTTTCAAGTACTCTAACATCGTTCTTAAAAAAGTCATAATAGCATAACATAGAAGATGATAACAAAATATTCTACCTGACGCCGAGATATTTTGTTAGCACGGCCTTCTTTTCGTAAATCAATGTCAACCTCAACATCATCAGTGGATCTTCCAAGTATGACCTACAAATACACAGGCAAAATGGATAAGAATTGCAATTATCAGGGCCTGATTTCCCCTACAAAATCTGCAAAACCATATAGTGTTGAACTCCACCACGAATTACATGGGAAGTCAAACTCCTCCCTAACCAAAAGTTTCTCATAGAAGGACTTCACCTAGTTCTGAATTCAGTATAAGGTATTTTAGCAATTTTCTATTTTGTAATAATTTTTCCCCGAAATCCAGTCAGCAAACTCTCCAGCCAAGTTTCCTAATAGTCTTTGAGGTCAAGTTACACGAGGTACCTTCATAGGAAGAAGAGATTCatccatataaattatatgtATCTTTCAGCTTAATGGTGGAAAAAATTTGATCTCTCAATGAAGCTTATGTAGCTTCTTTGGTGCATATGcgaccgggggggggggggaggactTTTTCGTGCTCATTGTATTAAAAGGAGCAAGAAGATTGTCCCAAGAGGGAGCAATTACATAGCCACATGAAAATATCGGAAAATCAACTACACTATTAAAACTAAAACCTCAAAGGAACAGCGACGTGGAAAATAGAAATCATAGTGTGGAAGAGCAATTCCCCAGCAGAAAGAAGACAAATAAATAGATAGGGGGAGGAGGGGAGGAGCTACGCTGAAGGAGAAAGCTTCAATATAATCAATCAATTGAATAACAAAAGATGCAGGTCACAATCTGCGATATTTACCTCAGTCTTCCGGATGTAATGCCTCAGATGACGGCCATATAGGATGGCAAAGGCTCCTCGAGGCGTCATGTCTCTTCGCAAACCAGAACGAACACACTGTTCCAACCTTATGGTTGTCCTTCTAAAGTCTTCAGACTGATACTTTGACTCTGAATACCACATAACCAACAGTTCAAGCTTACAAAATCTACTCCATGTAGCATAATAATatgcattttctttttcactttaagtaGCTTCACCATATAACACACCCATGGCTACTTAAGTAATCAGGATTTTTTTTGCTATGTCAATTACAACATTAGAGAGTCACACCCCTGTAAATGTATGGATGACTAAATATGGATGTAATCTTTGTACAAGATTGGCACATCAATCATGAGAAGAAGAGCAAACAGATGTGAGAGTGATACCACAGAGAAGGAACATCAAGTTTTACACACTTGGTACTGTACATGATTTATCTCCACTAAAAGCTATAAATGAATAAACTCCATTCAATTTCAAAGAATTTACCTTGCCTAGTTGCATATGAGTCTTGATCATGTGGATCTAAGTCCATCTCTAGTATCTGACAAGCGAAATCGCAAAATCAAAAGAATATTATCTCTACTTCGGTAACCCTACAGATGAGATTAGCTTAAAGAAAAAGCTTCAAGAATTACCATAGCTTCAACATCAGAAAAATAAGGTACGTCATCATCGCTCTGAGGATCTTCCACTTCTGATGTTGAAGGGTTAATTGTTGGCTCTGTAATAGCTACCCTGACAGAAGTTGATTCACCACATTGTTGTGCCTCGATGAAAGTAGCTGGGGTGTCCCCCACCTGCCGTCAACCAATAAGCAGATTTGAATGTTTCATACAAAGAAGGTAAGTAACTCACGGAAGAAAGTATATataatatttcatgttttgttaCCCCTCTAACTCTAGCAATATTCTCCTCTCGCACATCATTTTTATATACTTCTGGGTTTACAGGCAATGATTTGCTTTGACCTGCGACTCCAACACCCTTGTTAGCAGCACCAGGAAGGACCGGTAAAACAATAGTACCAGACACCTTTAAATGGGCTGTACTACCAGCGGCTGGCTGCACTGGCCGTGTTTCTCCAAGGATGTTTGGTCCAACCTTATTAGTCCATGCAAAAGACTTGCCAGAATCTTTTTCACGAGTGAAGGAGCTAACTCTTTGTTCACTTTTATTACAAGCCGATGACAGGTCCATGGAACTTTGACCAACTGGTTGAGTCGCGGTAGAAGCAAATGATGTGGAAGGGTGGATAAGCAAGAAGATATCATCGTTACAAGGAATCTCTGTGTCCTCGGTGTTAAGGGTACAGAGCATACTCCCATCAACAGGCTGTTTTATATCAGTACTTGATGCTGATGTGGATGGCACATTAACTTCACAATTAGATCTGACACCTTGACCATGTAGAGAAGAATTTTCCGCTTCTGATCCCAAAGGATGCAAATCATCAGGAACTGTAATATTTGTGTTTGATTCTTTGACTACTTCAGATTCATGGTCGTCTGAAACTCCTTCTGGAATATCACTAGGAGAATCTGGGAGGAGCTTAAGATTCGCTTTACACAAGTTGTCCGCTGAATCCTTCGCATCCACCTCCAAAAGGATATCATCCTCATTTGAAAGGTTTAAGAGGGAATCTGGGAGATCCATGAATTCACCATCTGAGGTAGCTGATGAATCAATAAAATCAGTGCTACCAGTCCTGGCTCCCAACATAGCTCCTGCAATGACAACATCATACACACATGAAcgcttatcattactattgctATCATTAGTATATGACCTTGTTAATGGCTTATTTCATATCTCCAAGACACATACTGCTACATTTTCCATTGTATTCCAAAGAGGGAGAATAGACTGAACAGATGGAAATTCCACTGTATGAAATGAAGAGTTCTCACCTGACTTTGGGGAGTGAGAATGCTGTCCACTTCTAAATCCACAAGGACCACTACATATATTTTGACGGTTGTCACTCCTTGAATGAAAAGTGGACAACTGTTTTCCTTCAGGAATACTGAAGATCTTTCTCTCAGGAGATAACTGTGATAAGCGAGGCCTCTTAACAGCTGAGCAACTTTCATAGTCAATGGAGTTGTCTTTAAAAACATCAGGAATTTCTCTGTCTTCCATATCAGGCTGAAAAAAATTCCTCCCCTCTTCTCTTAATGAATTGGAAAGGTCCTCCGCAAACCTTCTGTCTCTTAGAATTGCATCTGAACTATTATCGTCTACTGAAATTGAACACCTATTATTATAGGCTATATGAGAATCAGCCATGGCAGAGGTGACAGGCATATCTGCAAGTGCTTCTGGGAAAGCATTGCGCAAGATATCCAGATCTGATTCTTGAAGCCCAAGGTCATCTGAGATACAATTCCCATCACGAGCCTGAGCATCAATTCTGACATGCTGCCTAAAATCAGTTCCATGTCCATTGCAATCATGTAGATTTGGCTCATCTAGAAAGCCTATATCAGTGGAGTTGAAAAATTCACTTCGAAATTTCTTCCGCATCGTATAGTATTGTCTACGAATGCTGTCCACTTTCCTCTTTCGAACAACATCTTTGCTTCCTTTAAGATTTTCAGATTTGTTAAACTTTGACACTGGATTGATCCCTGAATGTTCAAGCTCAACCATGCGAGCAGAAGCTAAAGCTGCAACATCAGAGTCATACAGAAGAGAATCCCAACGATCCTTTAGTTCTTGCAACGTGAATCTGCGGGAAAATCGTACTGCTCCTTTGGCAAGTGCTTCTAAAGATGCACCAGCCTGCAAGCAAACAAGGAAAACCAAGAaagtttattttgaaaaacaataacaacaacaattatgcCTCAATCCCAAGCAAGCTGGGTCGACTGTATAAATCCTCACACCATGTTACTCCATATAAACTCATCTCAGGCaaatattatacaaaataaTAAGATAAAAAGTACTAGAAGTTCGTTATATTTTTCTTGACGTATAAATGTTTGGACTACTAAATAACTCCTAGAAAAGCATAGGGCGTAAAGTAAAGTGCTAACATGACTAAAACATATTCTCAACTAATAGGTATTGCCTATAtagatttttttcttccattgtgCCATATATTTCGCTAAATGTGCATAAATCTCAAGAGATTGACAACTTCCTTCCCGGTGATTTTAAATCTATCTTTTCCCCTTTTAACACCTTCACACACCATGGTTTCACACCTAATGGAATGGTACCTCTTCAGGTCGACGCAAGGCATGACCAAACCATCTCTAGTGACCTCTCATTTTATAATTTACTCGATGTGTGCTGCTATTTTCTCACAAATGTGGTCATTTCAAATATTGTCTCGGCTTGTATAATCACACATCCATCTTAGCATCTGCATCTCTGCGCCATTTTATTGGACTTTCTGGACTTCCAACAGCTCAACATTCCCTCCCATATAACATTGTTGGTCTTATAACTGTTCTATAGAACCTATTTTTCACTTTGGTAGGCATCCTCTATCGTGTAACACCTAGGCCGAACCTTCCGATTTTGATTCTATGTGTAACATATTAGTcatcatttcattttcttggaACGACGACCTGAATACTAAACTGTTTGcacttaggcctcatttgtttaaaattaagaagtctgaatctgaatgcacatctgaatcATTAATATGTTGATTCtagatctgaacactgaatgattaagactgtttgtttttcaacatcttAATGTgcacaatttatttatttatttgttaaacacaataaatatacaatttaaataaaaagtaagtaaatattaaaaagatataaatttaataaaataaaattattatttggaaaaaaaaaaacattttgttCTCTAGTAACCCTGAACGAGAATAATCTTTTATCTCAAAATTAATCaaagcggaaaaaaaaaaagaatttcaacTTTGACCCCTAGGCTCAAACACAGTGATATCCACCACTTCCATAACCCTTGACACCCACCAtcatatttgaactttcaaATCTCCAGTGAAATCCTTTTCTAACCTCCAAAACTTtcaaagaagaaagtgattCTTTAGAATTTTGCTGCAGAGAAGACCTTTAGTGATTAGGGTTCAtgttttttctttgttcttctGGTTACGCTTCATGTTTTATTCCTTTGTTCTTCAGGTTATGTTTTAGAGGTTGTAAGTTTCAATCTTTGAGATGATTGCTGGCAGAAGAGATTTGTAATTGAGTTCTTTAGGAATAAAGATAAGTTAATAGTAGAAATTGGGGACGGATCGTTGTAGCCATTTTCATTTGTCCGATAAATAGTTTCTAGCTTCCTATGTTTTAGATGATTGTTCGACAATGGAGGAGAGAGGAGAGATGAAGGTATTGTTAGCCATGGATGATATAAATCTACAGGGAGATAACAACGGAGAAGACGAGAAGTTTATTCCGTAATAATTGAGAAAataacatttaaaaaataaaagagcaaGGAAAGGGTCTGAATGATTTTCAGACTTTGTCCCAGATCTGAACGAATCAGCTCTATTCAGATGTATTAAGTGGGTAAATCTTAATAAAAGCAAATGCAATTAATGGGCTGGgctcttaatcattcagattcagaccctcattaagtgcaaacaaatgaggccttggGCACTCCAATCCCGTCTAATCTCACCTCTATTTCACTCTTCTTATGTTAACTAAACTGGCAGTGTATTTATTCAGTCTTGCTGATAAGACTAGGCTATGAGTAACAATTACACTTAGAGTGCTGATAAAGAAATTAGATGTGGAGTAATCATCTCCAAGACAACAGTAGTCGGTGAAAAGATAGAGACAGACGTTACTTCAAATTAAATAACTTAAGTATTTCTATCAACTAGCCAACCAGCAGACagccattttctttttcttttttttatatgtgaGCCAAGGTAAAGATAGAA from Lycium ferocissimum isolate CSIRO_LF1 chromosome 2, AGI_CSIRO_Lferr_CH_V1, whole genome shotgun sequence includes:
- the LOC132046486 gene encoding uncharacterized protein LOC132046486, which produces METAVPVPVSWIPEDDLLLKNAVEAGASLEALAKGAVRFSRRFTLQELKDRWDSLLYDSDVAALASARMVELEHSGINPVSKFNKSENLKGSKDVVRKRKVDSIRRQYYTMRKKFRSEFFNSTDIGFLDEPNLHDCNGHGTDFRQHVRIDAQARDGNCISDDLGLQESDLDILRNAFPEALADMPVTSAMADSHIAYNNRCSISVDDNSSDAILRDRRFAEDLSNSLREEGRNFFQPDMEDREIPDVFKDNSIDYESCSAVKRPRLSQLSPERKIFSIPEGKQLSTFHSRSDNRQNICSGPCGFRSGQHSHSPKSGAMLGARTGSTDFIDSSATSDGEFMDLPDSLLNLSNEDDILLEVDAKDSADNLCKANLKLLPDSPSDIPEGVSDDHESEVVKESNTNITVPDDLHPLGSEAENSSLHGQGVRSNCEVNVPSTSASSTDIKQPVDGSMLCTLNTEDTEIPCNDDIFLLIHPSTSFASTATQPVGQSSMDLSSACNKSEQRVSSFTREKDSGKSFAWTNKVGPNILGETRPVQPAAGSTAHLKVSGTIVLPVLPGAANKGVGVAGQSKSLPVNPEVYKNDVREENIARVRGVGDTPATFIEAQQCGESTSVRVAITEPTINPSTSEVEDPQSDDDVPYFSDVEAMILEMDLDPHDQDSYATRQESKYQSEDFRRTTIRLEQCVRSGLRRDMTPRGAFAILYGRHLRHYIRKTEVILGRSTDDVEVDIDLRKEGRANKISRRQASIKMESDGSFSLKNLGRCAIAVNGKSVDSGQYLTLSCSCVIEIREMSFVFEMNPKYVKQYIYSIAQNKGTHSKFEWSPERKP